A stretch of Candidatus Symbiobacter mobilis CR DNA encodes these proteins:
- the lepA gene encoding translation elongation factor 4 encodes MTLIRNFSIIAHIDHGKSTLADRLIERCGGLQRREMQDQVLDSMDIEKERGITIKAQTAALQYLACDGQTYLLNLIDTPGHVDFCYEVSRSLSACEGALLVVDASQGVEAQTVANCYTALDLGVEVVPVLNKMDLPNADFDRAREEIEDVIGIDASEAIPCSAKSGMGIDDILEAVVHRIPPPKGNPDGSLRAMIIDSWFDTYVGVVMLVRVVDGRMARGDRIRMMATGSTYHIDALGVFTPADIPRDALGAGEVGYVTAGIRELCAAKVGDTITVVRTGPGGQSLAATEPLPGFKEIQPQVFAGLYPTEANQYDNLRDSLEKLQLNDSSLRFEPEVSQALGFGFRCGFLGLLHMEIVQERLEREFHQELITTAPSVVYEVVQADKTVRMVENPSKMPELGRLDEIREPIVTVRLYMPQEYVGPVMTLANQKRGIQKNMSYHGRQVLLTYELPLAEIVMDFFDRLKSVSRGYASMDYEFLEYRRADVVKVDILLNGDKVDALSIIVHRSQAQQRGRAVVSKMREAISRQMYDVAIQAAIGAQVIARETVKALRKNVIAKCYGGDITRKRKLLEKQKEGKKRMKQIGSIEVPQEAFLAILRVDE; translated from the coding sequence ATGACTCTCATCCGCAATTTCTCCATCATTGCGCATATCGACCATGGCAAATCCACCCTGGCCGACCGCCTGATCGAGCGTTGCGGTGGATTGCAACGACGGGAGATGCAAGACCAGGTGCTCGACTCGATGGACATCGAGAAAGAGCGCGGCATCACGATCAAGGCGCAGACTGCCGCGTTGCAATACCTTGCCTGCGACGGCCAAACGTACCTGCTCAACCTGATCGACACCCCCGGCCATGTCGATTTCTGCTACGAAGTCAGCCGCTCGCTGTCCGCCTGCGAAGGTGCATTGCTCGTCGTCGATGCAAGCCAAGGCGTCGAAGCGCAGACCGTGGCCAATTGCTACACCGCGCTCGACCTCGGCGTCGAGGTCGTTCCCGTCCTCAACAAGATGGATCTGCCCAACGCAGATTTCGACCGTGCGCGGGAAGAAATCGAGGATGTGATCGGGATCGACGCCTCGGAAGCCATCCCCTGTTCTGCCAAGTCCGGCATGGGCATCGATGACATCCTGGAAGCCGTCGTCCATCGCATTCCCCCACCCAAGGGCAACCCCGATGGTTCGCTGCGCGCGATGATCATCGACAGTTGGTTCGATACCTACGTCGGCGTCGTCATGCTCGTTCGCGTCGTGGACGGTCGAATGGCGCGGGGAGACCGCATCCGCATGATGGCCACGGGATCGACTTACCACATCGATGCCCTCGGCGTCTTCACCCCCGCCGATATCCCCCGGGATGCGCTGGGAGCCGGAGAAGTGGGCTACGTCACCGCCGGAATCCGCGAACTATGCGCAGCCAAGGTCGGCGACACGATCACCGTCGTGCGTACAGGCCCCGGAGGGCAAAGCCTTGCCGCCACCGAGCCCCTGCCCGGCTTCAAAGAAATCCAGCCCCAGGTCTTTGCCGGTCTATACCCCACGGAAGCCAACCAATACGACAACCTGCGCGACAGCCTCGAAAAACTCCAGCTCAACGATTCCTCGCTGCGCTTCGAGCCTGAGGTCTCTCAAGCGCTGGGCTTTGGCTTTCGCTGCGGGTTCCTAGGACTGCTGCACATGGAGATCGTGCAGGAGCGCCTGGAGCGCGAATTCCATCAGGAACTCATCACGACCGCGCCCAGCGTGGTCTACGAAGTCGTGCAGGCCGACAAGACCGTGCGCATGGTCGAAAACCCCTCGAAGATGCCTGAATTGGGCCGTCTCGATGAAATTCGCGAACCCATCGTCACCGTGCGCCTATACATGCCGCAGGAATACGTAGGCCCAGTGATGACGCTGGCCAACCAGAAGCGCGGCATCCAAAAAAACATGAGCTACCACGGCCGCCAGGTTCTGCTGACCTACGAATTGCCGTTGGCGGAAATCGTGATGGACTTCTTCGACCGGCTCAAGAGCGTCTCCCGGGGGTATGCCTCGATGGACTACGAATTCCTCGAATACCGGCGTGCAGATGTCGTCAAGGTGGACATCCTCCTCAACGGCGACAAAGTCGATGCCCTGTCGATCATCGTCCACCGTTCCCAAGCCCAGCAACGCGGGCGCGCAGTGGTCTCCAAAATGCGCGAAGCGATTTCCCGCCAGATGTACGACGTTGCCATCCAGGCCGCCATCGGCGCCCAAGTCATCGCGCGGGAGACAGTCAAAGCACTGCGCAAGAACGTCATCGCCAAGTGCTACGGCGGGGACATCACCCGCAAGCGCAAGCTCCTCGAAAAACAAAAGGAAGGCAAGAAACGGATGAAACAAATCGGCTCGATCGAAGTTCCCCAGGAGGCGTTCCTGGCCATCTTGCGCGTGGACGAATGA
- the acpS gene encoding holo-ACP synthase, which produces MLYGVGTDLCDIRRVRGVVERHGEHFALKILGEAELAVWTARSQRNEERGLRYLATRFSAKESFSKAIGLGMHGPMTWRACEIVNRPGGQPHIVLHGPLREWFDARQLVAHLSLSDEGDYASSFCIVERCDGGAA; this is translated from the coding sequence ATGCTGTACGGTGTAGGCACGGATCTCTGCGACATCCGCCGCGTGCGCGGCGTGGTCGAACGCCATGGCGAACATTTCGCGCTCAAGATTCTTGGCGAAGCGGAACTGGCCGTATGGACAGCGCGCAGCCAGCGGAACGAGGAACGCGGCCTGCGATATCTGGCTACCCGGTTTAGCGCAAAGGAATCTTTCAGCAAAGCCATCGGCCTGGGAATGCATGGGCCGATGACCTGGCGCGCCTGCGAAATCGTCAATCGCCCAGGCGGCCAGCCGCACATCGTGCTGCACGGCCCCCTGCGCGAATGGTTCGATGCCAGGCAACTCGTAGCCCACCTCAGCCTCAGCGACGAGGGGGACTATGCATCGAGCTTCTGCATCGTCGAGCGGTGCGACGGCGGTGCAGCCTAG
- the rnc gene encoding ribonuclease III: protein MDRGALSALQDRLRYQFRSPALLERALTHRSFGADHNERLEFLGDAVLALAVSDALFAKRTDLPEGDLSRIRAHLVRQDTLFHAAQALGLPALLRLGECEVRAQGSQRPSILADALEAMLGAVYLDGGYLAAKSVVERIYAEAQIDPTPAAIDKDPKTRLQEWLQARKRATPVYEVAATHGAPHQQTFQVACHVPSLGLSAQGVGASRRAAEQAAAEAMLQKLCAAPATHPQTL, encoded by the coding sequence CTGGATCGTGGCGCACTGTCTGCATTGCAAGATCGCCTGCGCTACCAGTTCCGGTCTCCCGCGCTGCTAGAAAGGGCACTGACGCACCGCAGTTTCGGCGCCGACCACAACGAACGGCTTGAATTCCTGGGCGACGCCGTGCTCGCGCTGGCGGTGTCCGACGCGCTATTTGCCAAGCGCACAGACCTGCCCGAAGGCGATTTGTCGCGCATCCGCGCACATCTCGTCCGGCAGGACACGCTATTCCATGCTGCCCAGGCGCTGGGGTTGCCCGCCTTGCTGCGGCTGGGGGAATGCGAGGTACGCGCCCAAGGCAGCCAGCGGCCTTCGATCCTTGCGGATGCGCTGGAAGCGATGCTGGGCGCTGTCTACCTTGATGGCGGGTATCTGGCGGCAAAGAGCGTAGTCGAGCGTATCTACGCCGAAGCGCAGATCGACCCTACCCCCGCCGCCATCGACAAAGACCCCAAAACCCGCTTGCAGGAATGGCTGCAAGCACGCAAGCGCGCCACCCCCGTCTACGAGGTGGCCGCAACGCACGGCGCCCCGCACCAGCAAACCTTCCAAGTCGCGTGCCATGTCCCCTCGCTGGGGCTCAGCGCGCAAGGCGTCGGCGCATCCCGCCGCGCAGCCGAACAGGCCGCCGCAGAAGCGATGTTGCAGAAGCTGTGCGCGGCTCCCGCCACGCATCCACAAACGTTGTAG
- the lepB gene encoding signal peptidase I, which translates to MPTLTGILLAAFGTYIAAWYTGNVEGNFALLLFCATVVTGVYWLAEQWYFAPHRRKAALHFEQQARLRRQELQRLGVEPDPEDTAPAKAALLAQPWWLDWTAGLFPVIAVVFLLRSFLFEPFKIPSGSMMPTLLIGDLILVNKFEYGLRLPVLHTRLTMGALPQRGDVIVFRYPPKPSLDYIKRVVGLPGDEVAYRNKTLTINGSPIPSEQIGDFFDDSTMRYYHSFEEQLGARPHKILLDERHPAWIAGPQEYEHRKHCRYSVEGVVCRIPAGHYFVLGDNRDNSLDSRYWGFVPEQNIVGRAFFVWMNFTNPQRIGSFH; encoded by the coding sequence ATGCCGACGCTCACCGGGATCCTCCTCGCCGCATTCGGCACCTACATCGCTGCTTGGTACACCGGCAACGTCGAAGGCAATTTCGCGCTGCTGCTGTTCTGCGCCACCGTCGTCACGGGGGTGTACTGGCTGGCAGAGCAGTGGTATTTCGCGCCCCACCGCCGCAAGGCTGCGCTGCACTTCGAGCAACAGGCGCGGCTACGCAGGCAGGAACTGCAGCGCCTGGGCGTCGAACCCGACCCCGAAGACACAGCGCCTGCCAAGGCAGCCCTTCTGGCGCAACCCTGGTGGCTGGACTGGACGGCGGGGCTGTTCCCGGTCATCGCCGTCGTCTTTCTGCTGCGGTCTTTTCTTTTTGAGCCTTTCAAAATTCCCTCCGGCTCGATGATGCCCACCCTGCTGATTGGCGACCTGATCCTCGTCAACAAATTCGAGTACGGGCTGCGCTTACCTGTGCTCCACACCCGCCTCACCATGGGCGCCTTGCCACAACGTGGGGACGTGATCGTCTTCCGCTACCCGCCCAAACCCAGCCTGGACTACATCAAGCGCGTCGTCGGCCTGCCAGGGGACGAGGTGGCGTACCGCAACAAAACGCTGACGATCAATGGCTCCCCCATCCCTTCCGAGCAAATCGGCGACTTTTTCGACGACAGCACGATGCGGTACTACCATAGTTTTGAAGAGCAACTGGGGGCGCGGCCCCACAAGATATTGCTCGACGAACGCCACCCTGCGTGGATCGCCGGGCCACAGGAGTACGAGCACCGCAAACACTGCCGATACAGCGTCGAAGGCGTGGTGTGCCGCATCCCCGCCGGGCACTATTTCGTGCTCGGCGACAACCGGGACAACTCGCTAGACTCCCGCTACTGGGGCTTCGTCCCGGAACAAAACATCGTGGGCCGGGCATTCTTCGTCTGGATGAATTTCACCAACCCCCAGCGCATCGGCTCTTTCCACTAA
- the era gene encoding GTPase Era, whose product MSATFPPTPPDAPRQCGRIAIVGKPNVGKSTLLNALVGQKISIVSRKAQTTRHRITGIRTVGAAQCIFVDTPGFQTHFHQAIHRTLNKAVTGTVHDVDLVLLVVRAGHFHDEDAKVLSLLDPAIPTMLVANQLDRVHRRAELFPWLSAMQQRADFCDLVPMSATRPKDVERLLHLCCARLPQQDWWYPADALTDHSERFLASETLREKLFRLTGDELPYSSTVVIDTFTEAGTAPRKVRIAATIVVDRESHKGIVIGDRGERIKAIGTQARIELERLLDAKVFLETWVTVRSGWADDEARVRSFGYE is encoded by the coding sequence ATGTCTGCCACCTTTCCCCCCACGCCCCCGGATGCCCCACGGCAATGCGGGCGCATCGCCATCGTTGGCAAGCCCAATGTCGGCAAATCCACCTTGCTCAACGCCCTGGTGGGGCAGAAGATCAGCATCGTCTCGCGCAAGGCGCAAACCACACGGCACCGCATCACGGGCATTCGCACCGTGGGGGCTGCACAGTGCATCTTCGTTGACACGCCTGGGTTCCAGACGCATTTCCACCAAGCGATCCACCGCACGCTCAATAAGGCAGTCACGGGAACGGTGCATGACGTAGACCTTGTACTCTTGGTCGTTCGTGCCGGGCATTTCCACGACGAAGACGCCAAGGTGCTCTCGCTGCTCGACCCCGCGATTCCCACCATGCTCGTGGCCAACCAGCTCGACCGGGTTCACCGTCGCGCCGAACTCTTTCCCTGGTTGAGCGCCATGCAACAGCGTGCCGACTTTTGCGATCTGGTACCCATGTCGGCCACACGCCCCAAGGACGTCGAACGCCTGCTGCACCTGTGCTGCGCTCGGCTTCCGCAGCAAGACTGGTGGTATCCCGCCGATGCGCTGACCGACCACAGCGAACGTTTTCTGGCCAGCGAAACCCTTCGCGAAAAGCTCTTTCGTCTGACGGGGGACGAATTGCCGTATTCCTCCACCGTCGTCATCGACACCTTCACCGAAGCAGGCACAGCGCCGCGCAAGGTGCGCATTGCCGCGACGATCGTCGTCGACCGCGAAAGCCACAAAGGCATCGTCATCGGAGATCGCGGGGAACGCATCAAGGCGATCGGAACGCAGGCGCGCATTGAGCTCGAACGCCTGCTCGACGCCAAGGTATTCCTCGAAACCTGGGTGACGGTACGCTCAGGCTGGGCGGATGACGAGGCCCGCGTGCGATCCTTTGGGTACGAGTAA
- the recO gene encoding DNA repair protein RecO encodes MQPRRISDEPAYMLHRHDWSESSLIVEAFTRHHGRIAVLAKGAKRPSSALRAVLLPLQPLLLGFGGKGEVRTLYGAQWQGVHTMPLGDALLSGLYLNELLLLLLAREDPHPALFDVYNQIVPILASNPGVAMEPALRVFELRLLREIGVLPRLDMQTPSSQALAPADAYQLHAELGLHPAPAHHRATLRGAQWLWLQQMLDGNIPWPDALSSCAALSSALKPQLRALLCHHGKVRTLRTRQLLIDLQSL; translated from the coding sequence ATGCAACCCCGGCGCATTAGCGACGAACCGGCATACATGCTCCATCGCCACGACTGGAGCGAATCGAGCCTGATCGTCGAAGCCTTCACCCGCCACCATGGTCGCATCGCCGTGCTGGCCAAGGGGGCCAAAAGGCCCTCCTCCGCCTTGCGCGCCGTGCTATTGCCCTTGCAACCGCTGCTGCTGGGCTTTGGTGGCAAGGGCGAGGTGCGCACCCTGTACGGCGCGCAATGGCAAGGCGTACACACCATGCCACTGGGGGATGCCCTGCTTTCCGGGCTGTACCTCAATGAACTGCTGCTGCTCCTGCTAGCGCGGGAAGACCCGCACCCTGCCCTGTTCGACGTGTACAACCAAATCGTCCCGATCCTTGCCAGCAATCCCGGCGTGGCGATGGAACCCGCGCTGCGTGTTTTCGAACTACGGCTACTGCGCGAAATCGGCGTACTGCCCCGGCTGGACATGCAAACGCCCTCCTCGCAAGCACTAGCCCCCGCCGACGCATACCAATTGCACGCAGAGCTGGGCCTGCACCCGGCTCCCGCCCACCACCGGGCAACGCTGCGTGGCGCACAATGGCTGTGGTTGCAGCAGATGCTGGACGGCAACATCCCCTGGCCCGACGCCCTGTCATCTTGCGCGGCCTTGTCTTCCGCGCTCAAACCCCAACTTCGTGCGCTGCTGTGCCACCACGGCAAGGTACGCACCCTGCGTACCCGGCAGCTTTTGATCGACCTGCAATCCCTCTAG
- a CDS encoding pyridoxine 5'-phosphate synthase, giving the protein MSSTTLPRTTLSVNLNKVALVRNSRLSGIPSVTHAATLCLQAGAHGITVHPRPDERHIRPSDVVELATLLQDWPQCEFNIEGNPLHNLMDIAEELVRRKLPIHQLTFVPDVVDQRTSDHGWNLVRNAAALAPCIKRARGWGIRVSMFVDPDAEVMPHAHALGADRVELYTEPFAAVHGTPQEARELDRLAQAADAARQCGLNLNAGHDLDRVNLVTLLGRVPQIREVSIGHALIADALEMGYTATVHAYLRSIDEGLRRGMQAPSPPSPSPAGQGELREAASRLAR; this is encoded by the coding sequence ATGTCGAGCACCACTCTCCCCCGCACCACCCTGTCCGTCAACCTGAACAAGGTCGCGTTGGTACGCAATTCCCGTCTTTCAGGAATCCCCAGCGTGACCCACGCCGCCACCCTGTGCCTGCAAGCCGGGGCGCACGGCATCACCGTCCACCCTCGTCCCGACGAACGCCATATCCGGCCCAGCGATGTCGTGGAGCTTGCCACGCTGTTGCAGGACTGGCCGCAATGCGAGTTCAACATCGAGGGCAACCCCTTGCACAACCTGATGGACATTGCGGAAGAGCTAGTCCGCCGCAAACTGCCCATACACCAGCTCACCTTCGTTCCCGACGTAGTAGACCAACGCACCAGCGACCATGGCTGGAACCTGGTGCGCAACGCCGCCGCACTGGCCCCGTGCATCAAGCGTGCGCGAGGGTGGGGAATCCGCGTCAGCATGTTCGTCGATCCCGACGCTGAGGTCATGCCCCACGCCCACGCTCTGGGTGCGGATCGCGTAGAGCTGTACACCGAACCGTTCGCCGCAGTACACGGCACCCCGCAGGAGGCCCGCGAACTCGACCGTCTTGCACAGGCTGCCGACGCAGCACGGCAATGTGGGCTGAACCTCAACGCGGGCCATGACCTCGACCGCGTCAACCTCGTCACGCTGCTAGGCCGGGTGCCCCAGATTCGCGAGGTATCGATCGGCCATGCGCTGATCGCCGACGCGCTCGAAATGGGGTATACGGCGACCGTCCACGCATATCTGCGCTCCATCGACGAGGGCTTGCGCAGAGGGATGCAAGCGCCCTCCCCCCCCAGCCCCTCTCCCGCTGGGCAAGGGGAGCTTCGAGAAGCCGCTTCGCGACTTGCACGGTAA
- a CDS encoding DUF4845 domain-containing protein, producing the protein MTAHTMHRSALHSQRGVTFIGFLFIAGFLAALGVVVAQIVPTALEYQAVLTAVKRAKDAPTIPDIRMSFNKSAGIDNISSISGKDLDIRKDGNEVVISFSYQREIHLAGPAYLTLKYTGDSR; encoded by the coding sequence ATGACTGCACACACCATGCATCGTTCTGCACTGCACTCCCAACGTGGAGTCACGTTCATCGGGTTTCTGTTCATCGCTGGTTTCCTCGCCGCGCTAGGCGTTGTCGTCGCGCAGATCGTTCCCACGGCGCTCGAATACCAAGCGGTTCTCACCGCCGTCAAGCGGGCCAAAGACGCGCCGACCATCCCCGACATTCGTATGTCGTTCAACAAGTCGGCCGGTATCGACAACATCTCCTCAATCAGCGGCAAGGATCTCGATATCCGCAAAGATGGCAACGAAGTGGTCATCAGCTTTTCTTACCAGCGTGAAATCCACCTTGCAGGCCCGGCGTACCTGACGCTCAAGTACACGGGCGACTCGCGTTGA
- a CDS encoding proline--tRNA ligase: MRASRFHISTYKDSPADAETVSHRLMVRAGLIRKLGSGIYILMPMGWRVVRKVEAIVREEMDRAGGIELSMPVIQPAQLWQQTGRFDKMGAELLRIRDRHGNDFVVQPTSEEVVTDIARQEVRSYKQLPKTFYQIQTKFRDERRPRFGVMRAREFLMKDAYSFDRDAAGAQASYATMAQAYRRIFDRFGLRYRAVAADSGAIGGDLSEEFQVIAATGEDAVVYCPDSTYAANLEKAEALPPQGPRPAPTLPLTKVATPGYTTCEQVAEFLGVPLERTVKTVVLATESKDAGEQGSVRLWIVLLRGDHEMNEVKVRHIEGLSAFRLASAGEIEATLGCPPGSLGPVLPARCPGVRTLADREVAVLADWVCGANEEGFHYTGVQWGRDVPEPDLVADLRNVVDGDPSPDGQGTLCIERGIEVGHVFYLGTKYSQAMGATFLDVDGKPRYMEMGCYGIGITRIPAAAIEQNHDERGIIWPDALAPFTVVLCPVQADRSPEVAAAAEALYAALLAQGIDVILDDRNERPGVMFADWELIGVPHRVTVGARTLQQGKVEYQHRRDAGTTLVAQEEIIAFLQSRLQRRA, from the coding sequence ATGAGAGCCTCCCGATTCCACATTTCCACGTACAAAGATTCCCCTGCGGATGCCGAAACCGTCAGCCATCGCCTGATGGTTCGTGCGGGGTTGATCCGCAAACTCGGCTCCGGCATTTACATCCTGATGCCGATGGGGTGGAGGGTCGTTCGCAAGGTCGAGGCCATCGTCCGGGAAGAAATGGATCGTGCGGGGGGCATCGAATTGAGCATGCCGGTGATTCAGCCCGCGCAGCTTTGGCAGCAGACGGGGCGCTTCGACAAGATGGGCGCCGAGCTATTGCGCATCCGCGACCGCCATGGCAACGACTTCGTCGTGCAGCCGACCAGTGAGGAGGTGGTGACGGACATCGCCCGGCAGGAAGTGCGCAGCTACAAGCAATTGCCCAAGACCTTCTACCAGATCCAGACCAAGTTCCGCGACGAGCGTCGGCCGCGATTCGGTGTGATGCGCGCTCGGGAATTCTTGATGAAAGACGCCTATAGCTTCGACCGCGACGCCGCTGGCGCCCAGGCCAGCTATGCAACGATGGCGCAGGCGTACCGCCGTATCTTCGACCGCTTTGGGCTGCGCTACCGGGCCGTCGCTGCGGACAGCGGCGCGATTGGTGGCGATCTGAGCGAAGAGTTCCAGGTGATTGCCGCCACGGGGGAAGACGCCGTCGTCTACTGTCCTGACAGCACCTACGCCGCCAACCTGGAAAAGGCCGAAGCGCTCCCCCCGCAAGGCCCGCGCCCCGCGCCCACGCTACCCCTGACCAAGGTCGCGACCCCGGGGTACACGACGTGTGAGCAAGTGGCCGAATTCCTGGGGGTTCCGCTGGAACGCACCGTCAAAACGGTGGTGCTGGCTACCGAGAGCAAGGACGCAGGCGAGCAAGGCAGTGTGCGGTTGTGGATCGTGCTGCTGCGCGGGGACCACGAGATGAACGAGGTCAAGGTGCGCCATATCGAGGGCCTGTCGGCATTTCGGCTGGCTTCTGCGGGCGAGATCGAAGCGACTTTGGGCTGTCCGCCCGGTTCCTTGGGGCCTGTGCTGCCCGCACGCTGCCCAGGCGTTCGCACGCTGGCGGATCGGGAAGTGGCCGTGCTGGCCGATTGGGTCTGCGGCGCGAACGAGGAAGGCTTTCACTACACAGGCGTGCAATGGGGGCGCGATGTGCCTGAGCCTGACCTCGTTGCCGACTTGCGCAACGTCGTCGATGGCGATCCTTCCCCGGACGGCCAAGGCACCCTATGTATCGAGCGCGGCATTGAGGTGGGGCATGTGTTCTACCTGGGAACCAAGTACAGCCAGGCGATGGGCGCGACCTTTCTCGACGTCGACGGCAAGCCCCGCTACATGGAGATGGGTTGCTACGGGATCGGCATCACCCGCATTCCCGCAGCGGCTATTGAGCAGAACCACGACGAACGCGGAATTATTTGGCCTGACGCGCTCGCCCCGTTCACCGTCGTGCTCTGCCCTGTGCAGGCGGATCGATCCCCCGAAGTCGCCGCCGCCGCCGAGGCGCTGTACGCCGCTTTGTTGGCGCAAGGCATCGACGTGATCCTCGACGACCGCAACGAACGCCCTGGGGTGATGTTTGCAGACTGGGAGCTGATCGGCGTTCCGCATCGCGTCACCGTGGGGGCGCGCACCTTGCAACAGGGCAAGGTCGAATACCAGCACCGGCGCGATGCAGGCACTACCCTGGTTGCGCAGGAAGAGATCATCGCGTTCTTGCAGTCCCGGTTACAACGCCGTGCATGA
- a CDS encoding lytic transglycosylase domain-containing protein encodes MTANPLGRRAVLGRVLLACASTVARPAVAGAQREERLADAVRTALSSAIANHAPPEFDFPDTAARLRYLRWLAVQSERLRSRKPDFDTRREFLQTVWYESRRARLDESLVLGLIQVESNFRKYAVSQVGARGYMQVMPFWARLIGDGDASKLFHMQTNLRFGCVILRHYIDIERGDLWMALGRYNGSRGKPTYPRAVLAAQERWRVAL; translated from the coding sequence ATGACGGCGAACCCCCTCGGGCGGCGGGCCGTCCTCGGGCGCGTACTGCTGGCCTGTGCATCGACGGTGGCGCGTCCGGCGGTGGCTGGTGCGCAGCGGGAAGAACGCCTGGCTGATGCGGTACGCACCGCGCTGAGTTCTGCCATCGCCAACCATGCCCCGCCGGAATTCGACTTTCCCGACACAGCGGCCCGGCTGCGCTATCTGCGTTGGCTGGCCGTGCAAAGCGAACGTTTGCGCAGCCGCAAGCCGGACTTCGACACCCGCCGGGAATTCCTGCAAACGGTCTGGTATGAATCGCGCCGGGCGCGGCTCGACGAATCGCTCGTCCTGGGGCTGATCCAAGTGGAAAGCAATTTCCGCAAATACGCAGTCAGCCAGGTCGGTGCCCGTGGGTATATGCAGGTGATGCCTTTTTGGGCACGGCTCATCGGCGACGGCGACGCGAGCAAGCTTTTCCACATGCAAACCAACCTGCGCTTTGGCTGCGTAATCCTGCGGCACTACATCGACATCGAGCGCGGAGACTTGTGGATGGCGCTGGGTCGCTACAACGGCTCGCGCGGTAAGCCCACATATCCCCGCGCAGTGCTTGCTGCGCAGGAACGTTGGCGCGTGGCGTTGTAG
- a CDS encoding OmpP1/FadL family transporter has product MKFHQPTATLLSTSTLLLATTAYATNGMLMEGYGPISTAMGGASQAIEHGNAAMAQNPATLGLMPDGTSRLDLAIGELGPKVRSSTAAESAESGGDSYVMPAVGYVKRVGPLTYGVGMFAQGGMGTEYGADAWLSAPAGVSSNLPSRSELGVGNVLFPVTYQFHPDWIVGATFRFMWSSLDMRMTASGAQLGQMVADSGQAPSGNFAQMLPGMAGAPWANISFSDDNDFTGAAKATGWGGSLGTVWRATPEVTVGASYQFQTALDDMETGATSATLSAMGGFADHGRLTVLDFQMPAVFAIGASWLASPTWLFAADIRNIEWSDVMESFRMRYDSANGLGSVHFTMPQHWKDQVVLNLGAAWKANDRLTLRAGLNLSDNPVPDGYVCPMFPATVSNHVSVGGGYALSDTSAINVSLTHAPSHTVQTPTAIDISHGQTNLMLMYSQRF; this is encoded by the coding sequence ATGAAATTCCATCAGCCCACCGCCACCCTACTTTCCACCAGCACCTTGCTCCTCGCCACGACCGCCTATGCCACCAATGGCATGTTGATGGAAGGATACGGGCCAATCTCGACGGCGATGGGCGGGGCTTCGCAGGCCATCGAACACGGCAACGCCGCCATGGCGCAAAACCCAGCCACGCTGGGGCTGATGCCCGACGGCACTTCCCGGCTCGATCTGGCCATCGGGGAACTGGGGCCCAAGGTGCGCAGTAGTACCGCTGCGGAAAGCGCAGAGTCCGGTGGCGATTCCTACGTCATGCCCGCTGTCGGTTACGTCAAGCGCGTAGGCCCCCTGACCTATGGCGTGGGCATGTTTGCCCAAGGCGGCATGGGGACGGAATACGGCGCGGATGCCTGGCTGAGTGCACCGGCTGGGGTGTCTTCGAATCTCCCTTCCCGCTCCGAACTGGGCGTGGGCAATGTGCTGTTTCCCGTGACGTACCAGTTTCATCCAGACTGGATCGTCGGCGCGACGTTCCGGTTCATGTGGTCGTCGCTGGACATGCGGATGACGGCCAGCGGCGCGCAGCTTGGCCAGATGGTGGCGGATTCCGGGCAGGCGCCCAGTGGGAACTTCGCGCAGATGCTTCCAGGCATGGCTGGAGCCCCGTGGGCGAATATCAGCTTTTCCGACGACAACGACTTCACCGGCGCGGCCAAGGCCACGGGATGGGGTGGTTCGCTGGGAACCGTCTGGCGTGCAACCCCGGAAGTCACCGTTGGCGCGTCGTACCAATTCCAAACCGCCCTGGACGATATGGAGACGGGCGCAACGTCTGCGACGCTCAGCGCGATGGGAGGATTTGCAGACCATGGCCGCCTCACCGTCCTCGACTTCCAAATGCCCGCCGTCTTTGCCATAGGCGCAAGCTGGCTGGCCAGCCCCACGTGGCTATTCGCTGCGGACATCCGCAATATCGAATGGTCGGACGTGATGGAAAGCTTTCGCATGCGCTACGACAGCGCCAACGGCCTCGGGTCGGTGCATTTCACCATGCCGCAGCACTGGAAAGATCAGGTCGTGTTGAACCTGGGCGCTGCATGGAAGGCCAATGACCGGCTTACATTGCGTGCTGGGCTGAACCTCTCCGACAACCCGGTTCCCGATGGGTATGTTTGCCCGATGTTCCCCGCCACCGTCAGCAACCACGTGTCTGTGGGGGGCGGGTATGCGTTGTCCGACACCAGCGCAATCAATGTCTCGCTGACCCACGCCCCGTCGCATACGGTGCAAACCCCCACCGCCATTGACATCTCCCACGGGCAAACGAACCTGATGCTGATGTACAGCCAACGGTTCTGA